The proteins below come from a single Natranaerofaba carboxydovora genomic window:
- a CDS encoding nicotinate phosphoribosyltransferase, whose protein sequence is METKEGAALHTDLYQLNMMQTYVKKGLQDKNVVFDMFFRRLPFGNGYAIYAGLEHIISYLTNLEFKEEDIEYLRFLGFDEGFLQVLKSLRFTGDVYSMKEGEVIFPNEPILTVEARIIEALLVETALLNIFNHETLIATKASRVKHTAGDKQVVEFGARRAHGLGASLYGTRAAYIAGFEGTSLVEAGKRFDIPVVGTMSHAFVQSFEDEKEAFRAYGEENKDNVILLVDTYNTLKTGVPNAIKVAKELNEKGIKVKAIRLDSGDLAYLSKEARRMLDENGFSDIQIVASSDLDEYVISDLKLQGADLDMYAVGTRVITAYDQPALGGVYKLVEVIEGKERIPKIKVSDNIEKIVFPGRKRPYRIINRNTGKSEGDYITRFEERLPQIGNNLLLFDPFSPWKQKIVEDYQAIELQEKVINNGERCTTPPSLEEIRNNREASLEQLWEEHKRKKNPQKYYVDLSEDLWNLKRTMIEEKRKEYNES, encoded by the coding sequence ATGGAAACCAAAGAAGGTGCTGCACTTCATACTGATCTATATCAGCTAAATATGATGCAGACCTATGTGAAAAAAGGACTGCAGGACAAAAATGTTGTATTTGATATGTTTTTTAGGAGGTTGCCCTTTGGCAATGGTTATGCAATTTATGCAGGTTTAGAGCATATAATATCATACCTTACAAATTTAGAATTTAAAGAAGAAGATATTGAATATTTACGTTTCCTTGGTTTTGATGAAGGTTTTCTTCAGGTACTTAAAAGTCTAAGGTTCACGGGGGATGTATATTCTATGAAAGAAGGGGAGGTAATTTTCCCCAATGAGCCTATACTAACAGTTGAAGCCAGAATAATAGAGGCGCTGCTTGTAGAGACCGCTCTCTTAAACATCTTTAACCATGAGACACTTATAGCAACTAAGGCATCAAGAGTTAAGCACACTGCTGGTGACAAGCAGGTTGTTGAGTTCGGTGCTAGAAGGGCTCATGGGCTAGGGGCCTCCCTTTATGGCACAAGAGCTGCCTATATTGCAGGTTTTGAAGGGACTTCTCTGGTAGAAGCGGGTAAAAGATTTGATATTCCTGTGGTAGGTACCATGTCACATGCTTTTGTACAAAGCTTTGAAGATGAAAAAGAAGCCTTTAGAGCTTATGGTGAGGAAAATAAAGATAATGTTATACTTCTTGTAGATACCTATAATACACTAAAAACCGGGGTTCCAAATGCAATAAAGGTGGCAAAAGAACTAAACGAAAAAGGAATAAAAGTAAAAGCAATACGATTAGATAGTGGGGATTTGGCCTATTTGTCAAAAGAAGCACGGCGTATGCTGGATGAAAATGGGTTTAGTGATATACAAATTGTAGCCTCCAGTGACCTGGATGAATATGTTATTTCTGACCTAAAGCTGCAGGGAGCGGACCTAGATATGTACGCTGTTGGTACAAGAGTTATTACCGCATATGATCAACCGGCATTAGGTGGTGTTTATAAGCTGGTGGAAGTAATAGAAGGGAAAGAAAGAATTCCCAAAATTAAGGTGTCTGATAATATAGAAAAAATTGTTTTCCCCGGAAGAAAACGTCCCTACCGCATTATTAACCGAAATACCGGTAAGTCAGAAGGAGATTATATAACAAGGTTCGAAGAAAGACTGCCGCAAATAGGAAACAACCTACTTTTATTTGATCCATTTAGCCCCTGGAAGCAAAAAATAGTTGAAGACTATCAGGCTATAGAGCTTCAGGAAAAAGTTATAAATAACGGTGAAAGATGTACTACACCTCCAAGTTTAGAAGAAATTAGAAACAACAGAGAAGCTTCTCTAGAACAACTGTGGGAAGAACACAAGAGAAAGAAAAATCCACAGAAATACTATGTAGATCTTTCTGAAGATTTATGGAATTTGAAAAGAACAATGATTGAGGAAAAAAGAAAAGAATATAATGAAAGTTAA
- the helD gene encoding RNA polymerase recycling motor HelD: MSIKKHPDYKEELQYLENIKQFIDNYIDTVTKKQEDSKSDIKEAFEILDFLDSSQSYITILVNARYLDHSKEMIDKILQTKDKPYFSRIDFRDGRDDKLTKYYIGKVSLFNENNEPLIIDWRSPIASLYYDGRIGDVAYEANEGEVTGQLSLKRQYSIEKGELIDFFDVDIATNDELLQASLRDKADNKLKDIVSTIQAEQNKIIRADLSKPLVVQGAAGSGKTTIALHRIAYLIYTYEKSFDPDNFMIIAPNKLFLDYISDVLPELDVENARQTTFTNFCFDLLNIKNNLTVKRQDESLSMILEDKDKSENQKEMFTWTLAFKGSMAFKKLIDNYINEIEKDLLPKEDILIGDHTLMTKDELKQSFLYEYDYLPVHKRLDQIKKKLSSRAKQNKEIIIDKISNEYEGKINSARKRVHITEDGTEIGKDKVVNLIDKRDEKISQVQNDVKKVSGNFTKQFKKKDALTHYKKLVKDPELIIKYSPEDIGEEKARFLADNSTKMFKNKELELEDLAPLIYLKARLEGFKETVKCSNVVIDEAQDYNLFEFYVLRHILNTDNFTLLGDLAQGIYSYRGICSWQDVNKEIFSGEATELTLQQSYRTTIEIMNLANTVLVNGISDQSILAKPVVRHGDNPDVTEFANKDQLAFKAKEKIVSLQNKNYSSIAIIGKTLEECEKIKELLEQLGLTETTLLTGLEEEYNAGVVIVPAYAAKGLEFDGALIVNLDETFTCSELDTKLLYVAMTRAIHTLFVYYMKDTIAHLKDKNLNRVAIQ; encoded by the coding sequence ATGTCAATAAAAAAACATCCAGATTACAAAGAAGAACTGCAGTATCTAGAAAATATTAAGCAGTTTATTGATAACTACATAGACACTGTCACTAAAAAACAAGAAGATTCCAAAAGTGACATAAAAGAAGCATTTGAAATTCTAGACTTTTTAGATAGCAGTCAAAGTTATATCACGATTTTAGTAAATGCCCGGTACTTAGATCACAGTAAAGAAATGATAGATAAAATCCTTCAAACAAAAGACAAACCCTACTTCAGCAGGATTGATTTTAGGGATGGCCGGGATGATAAGCTGACAAAATATTATATAGGTAAAGTATCTTTATTTAATGAAAATAACGAACCACTAATCATTGATTGGCGCTCTCCCATTGCAAGTTTATATTACGACGGTAGAATTGGTGATGTTGCCTATGAAGCAAACGAAGGAGAAGTCACAGGACAACTATCTTTGAAACGTCAATACAGCATCGAAAAAGGGGAGCTTATAGACTTTTTTGATGTGGATATTGCTACTAATGATGAACTTTTACAGGCTTCTTTAAGAGACAAAGCCGATAACAAGCTTAAAGATATTGTATCTACAATTCAAGCAGAACAAAATAAAATTATCCGTGCAGATTTAAGTAAGCCATTAGTAGTTCAAGGTGCGGCTGGCAGTGGCAAGACCACGATAGCACTTCATAGAATTGCATATCTGATATATACCTACGAAAAATCATTTGATCCTGATAATTTTATGATTATAGCTCCTAATAAATTATTTTTAGACTATATATCTGATGTTCTTCCTGAACTTGATGTTGAAAATGCAAGACAAACTACTTTTACAAACTTTTGTTTCGATCTATTAAACATTAAAAACAATTTAACCGTTAAAAGACAGGACGAAAGTCTGTCAATGATATTGGAAGATAAAGATAAGTCAGAAAATCAAAAAGAAATGTTTACATGGACTTTAGCTTTTAAAGGTTCCATGGCTTTTAAAAAACTTATAGATAATTATATTAATGAAATTGAAAAGGATTTATTACCAAAGGAAGATATCTTAATAGGAGATCATACGCTGATGACTAAAGATGAACTAAAACAATCTTTTCTTTACGAATACGACTACCTTCCTGTTCATAAGCGACTTGACCAGATTAAAAAGAAGCTTTCTTCTCGAGCAAAACAAAATAAAGAGATTATCATAGATAAAATATCAAATGAGTATGAAGGAAAAATCAATTCGGCTCGTAAACGAGTTCATATAACAGAAGACGGAACAGAAATTGGCAAAGACAAAGTTGTTAATTTGATAGATAAGCGTGATGAAAAAATCTCCCAGGTTCAAAATGATGTAAAAAAAGTAAGTGGAAATTTCACAAAACAATTTAAAAAGAAAGATGCTTTAACACACTATAAAAAGCTAGTCAAAGATCCAGAACTGATTATAAAATATTCACCAGAAGATATAGGGGAAGAAAAAGCCAGGTTTTTGGCAGATAATTCTACGAAAATGTTTAAAAACAAAGAACTTGAACTAGAAGACCTTGCTCCATTAATATACCTAAAAGCTAGACTAGAAGGGTTTAAGGAAACAGTTAAATGTAGCAATGTGGTTATTGATGAAGCCCAGGATTATAATCTTTTTGAATTTTATGTATTAAGACATATCTTGAATACGGACAATTTCACTTTACTTGGTGATTTGGCACAAGGAATATATTCTTACCGGGGAATCTGCAGTTGGCAAGATGTTAACAAAGAAATATTCTCAGGTGAAGCAACAGAACTTACCTTGCAGCAAAGTTATCGCACAACGATAGAGATAATGAACCTTGCCAATACGGTTTTAGTAAATGGAATAAGCGATCAAAGCATTCTAGCAAAACCCGTAGTTCGACATGGTGATAATCCTGATGTTACAGAGTTTGCCAACAAAGACCAACTTGCATTTAAGGCAAAAGAAAAAATTGTTAGTTTACAAAATAAAAATTACTCCTCCATTGCTATTATAGGAAAAACACTAGAGGAATGTGAAAAAATCAAAGAACTTTTGGAACAATTAGGACTCACTGAAACAACTCTCTTAACAGGGCTTGAAGAAGAATACAATGCCGGAGTAGTTATTGTTCCAGCTTATGCAGCTAAAGGGTTAGAATTTGATGGAGCCCTAATTGTCAACTTGGATGAAACTTTTACATGCTCTGAACTTGACACAAAACTACTGTACGTTGCCATGACAAGAGCTATACATACTCTTTTTGTTTATTATATGAAAGATACTATAGCTCATTTAAAGGACAAAAACTTAAACCGGGTAGCCATACAATAA
- a CDS encoding peptide chain release factor 3: MAVKQENITEEVNSRRTFAIISHPDAGKTTLTESLLLLGGAIRLAGSIKARKTNKYATSDWMEMERTRGISVTSSVLNFSYHGYKINILDTPGHQDFSEDTYRTLTAADSALMLIDLAKGVEAQTKKLFEVCRMQGIPIFTFINKLDRQGKDPLDLLGEIEEVLGIESFPVNWPVDVGSSSYGLYNRSTQKIEVNEQDKEVKELDIDDIADDKIAANLKEEIELLDVAGEDFDTEKVKNGLLTPVYFGSAINGFGVESFFQDFVKYASPPAKRQSNIGIIDPTTKNFSGFVFKIQANMNPNHRDRIAFLRVCSGKFQRNMTVNHVRTGKQVKLSQPRQFMSQNRDIVEEAYPGDIIGVFDPGIYQIGDTLTEGDSFEFTKLPSFTPELFAKVTAKQAMKHKQFHKGLSQLTEEGAIQVYKDPTTEEIILGVVGELQFEVFEYRLKHEYGVEVNINRLPYKTARWIKDKESKYISQTRDMTVLDQKDNTVILFENEFSLNWAKERNPSLTFYRLEEFDF, encoded by the coding sequence ATGGCTGTTAAACAAGAAAATATAACTGAAGAAGTCAACTCAAGAAGAACCTTTGCTATAATATCGCACCCAGATGCCGGGAAAACAACTTTGACAGAAAGTCTTCTTTTGCTTGGAGGAGCAATCCGGCTTGCTGGATCTATAAAAGCCAGAAAAACAAATAAATATGCTACCTCAGATTGGATGGAGATGGAAAGGACACGGGGAATATCTGTAACTTCAAGTGTTTTAAACTTTTCTTATCATGGTTACAAAATAAACATCTTGGATACTCCAGGGCATCAAGATTTTAGCGAAGACACGTATAGGACTTTGACTGCTGCAGATAGTGCCCTGATGCTTATCGATTTGGCTAAAGGTGTAGAAGCTCAAACCAAAAAGCTTTTTGAAGTATGTCGAATGCAGGGGATACCTATATTTACTTTTATTAATAAGCTAGATCGTCAGGGTAAAGATCCATTGGATTTGCTAGGTGAGATAGAAGAGGTTTTGGGAATAGAATCCTTTCCTGTAAATTGGCCTGTAGATGTAGGTTCTAGTAGTTATGGACTTTATAATAGGAGTACACAAAAAATAGAAGTAAACGAGCAGGATAAGGAAGTAAAAGAACTGGATATAGATGATATTGCTGATGATAAAATAGCTGCCAATCTGAAAGAAGAAATTGAATTGCTAGATGTGGCCGGTGAGGACTTTGATACTGAAAAAGTTAAAAATGGCTTGTTGACACCTGTATATTTTGGTAGTGCAATTAACGGCTTTGGGGTAGAATCATTTTTTCAGGACTTCGTTAAATATGCTTCTCCTCCGGCAAAAAGGCAAAGTAATATAGGTATTATTGACCCGACAACAAAAAACTTCTCTGGCTTTGTCTTCAAAATTCAGGCTAACATGAACCCTAATCATAGAGACAGGATAGCCTTCTTAAGAGTTTGCTCCGGCAAATTTCAGCGTAATATGACTGTTAATCATGTAAGAACAGGAAAGCAGGTAAAACTTTCTCAGCCCCGCCAGTTTATGTCACAAAACCGGGATATTGTTGAAGAAGCTTATCCTGGGGATATTATTGGGGTATTTGATCCGGGGATTTATCAAATTGGTGATACCTTAACTGAAGGTGATTCTTTTGAATTCACGAAATTACCTAGCTTTACCCCGGAGCTTTTTGCTAAAGTAACTGCCAAACAGGCAATGAAACACAAACAGTTTCATAAGGGACTTTCTCAACTGACAGAGGAAGGTGCCATACAGGTATACAAAGACCCGACAACTGAGGAAATTATCCTTGGAGTTGTCGGAGAATTGCAGTTTGAAGTTTTTGAGTACCGCTTAAAACATGAATATGGAGTGGAAGTAAACATAAATCGTCTACCTTATAAAACAGCAAGGTGGATCAAAGATAAAGAGTCTAAATATATATCCCAGACCAGAGATATGACTGTATTAGACCAGAAGGATAACACTGTTATACTTTTTGAAAATGAGTTTTCTCTAAACTGGGCTAAAGAAAGAAACCCTTCTTTGACATTTTATCGCCTGGAAGAATTTGATTTTTGA
- a CDS encoding enoyl-CoA hydratase-related protein, whose protein sequence is MDYLSYKKHEKIGYITIQNDKEFNALSSKVIHEFDNLLKEIAENREVKVVVIQGNEKTLSPGHNLKEIQSGSLEDVKKLFQDCQGFMRRIRELPQIVIAKVRGVAVAAGCQLVANCDMAVASEDARFATPGINSGLFCSTPAVFLSRNIGRKKAVELLFTGNFMSADEALKYGLVNKVVPLENLDEETENLAKEVTKQSLNIIELGKQTFYQQLNMEDFQALTYTTEVIANNTKHQDAEEGISCFFEKRKPEWND, encoded by the coding sequence TTGGATTACTTAAGCTACAAAAAACATGAAAAAATAGGGTATATCACAATTCAAAACGACAAAGAATTCAATGCCTTATCCTCTAAAGTAATACATGAATTTGATAACTTACTTAAAGAAATAGCAGAAAATAGAGAAGTTAAAGTAGTTGTTATTCAGGGAAATGAAAAAACATTAAGTCCCGGACATAACTTAAAAGAAATACAATCAGGCTCACTTGAAGACGTAAAAAAGCTATTTCAAGACTGCCAGGGATTCATGAGAAGAATTAGGGAATTGCCTCAAATCGTAATTGCAAAAGTTAGAGGAGTTGCAGTTGCGGCTGGTTGTCAACTTGTTGCTAACTGTGATATGGCAGTAGCATCAGAAGATGCAAGATTTGCCACACCAGGTATTAACAGCGGCCTGTTTTGCAGTACCCCAGCAGTTTTTTTAAGTAGAAACATCGGTAGGAAAAAAGCTGTTGAACTACTTTTCACAGGTAACTTCATGTCAGCAGATGAAGCCCTAAAATATGGACTGGTTAATAAAGTTGTCCCTCTTGAAAATTTGGATGAAGAAACAGAAAATCTGGCAAAAGAGGTTACTAAGCAAAGCTTAAACATTATTGAACTAGGAAAACAAACTTTTTATCAGCAATTAAACATGGAGGATTTCCAGGCTCTTACTTATACCACAGAAGTCATAGCAAATAATACCAAGCACCAAGATGCAGAAGAAGGTATTAGTTGTTTCTTTGAAAAGAGAAAACCAGAATGGAATGATTGA
- a CDS encoding FAD-dependent oxidoreductase, whose translation MSKKVIVIGGNAAGLSAASQIKRTNPAWETIVIEKTDEVSYAGCGIPYYIQGKIKDHEDLFALKQDVITEKRNIDLRLHAEVKSVNPQDNSLKYTKDGQAIEESFDYLVIASGASPSNKGIKVESGNVFTVRNVADGKKIREYINEKDIRKVGVVGGGYIALEMAEVLSQMNLDTTLIHRRDQLNRAFEEEISKDILGILKDNNVNLELNTEIDKVEEKSNDMNKAVAVPKEGEPLEFDLIILAMGVAPNTEFLKDSGIELGVSNTIKVSRYLKTNYDNIYAAGDVVETVDLITGEPVFSPLALKANKEGSIAGTNIASESDIEEFPGIAKSSILKIFNYGVAMTGLTHHEALQNGFEAETIVVESRTKPHYYPGSDNIKILVNFDSKSGRILGAQILGPIDEAKKIDVYTCMIQLNGTIKDLYNLDLAYAPPFSPVYDPIVLSGRVGKKKVKG comes from the coding sequence GTGTCAAAAAAAGTTATTGTAATTGGTGGAAATGCCGCTGGATTAAGTGCTGCTAGTCAAATTAAACGTACTAATCCAGCTTGGGAGACAATAGTAATAGAGAAAACCGATGAAGTTTCATATGCGGGATGTGGTATTCCGTATTATATCCAGGGCAAAATAAAAGACCATGAAGATTTATTTGCTTTGAAACAAGACGTTATTACTGAGAAAAGAAACATCGATCTTAGGCTGCACGCGGAAGTTAAGTCGGTTAATCCACAGGATAATAGTCTAAAATATACTAAAGATGGACAAGCTATAGAAGAAAGTTTTGATTACCTTGTAATAGCCTCTGGAGCATCGCCATCTAATAAGGGGATTAAAGTAGAATCCGGTAATGTTTTTACGGTTAGGAATGTTGCAGATGGTAAGAAAATTAGGGAATATATAAATGAGAAAGATATTAGAAAGGTAGGGGTAGTAGGAGGGGGCTATATTGCCCTTGAGATGGCAGAAGTTCTATCCCAGATGAATTTGGATACAACGCTAATACATAGGAGGGATCAGCTGAATAGAGCCTTTGAAGAAGAGATTTCAAAGGATATTTTGGGAATTTTAAAAGATAATAATGTAAATTTAGAATTAAATACAGAAATTGACAAAGTTGAAGAAAAAAGCAATGATATGAATAAGGCAGTTGCTGTACCTAAAGAAGGTGAGCCGTTAGAATTTGATCTGATAATTCTAGCCATGGGTGTAGCCCCCAATACTGAATTTCTTAAAGACTCAGGGATTGAGCTAGGTGTAAGTAATACTATTAAAGTGTCAAGGTATTTGAAGACAAACTATGATAATATTTATGCTGCTGGAGATGTTGTAGAAACTGTGGATTTGATAACAGGTGAACCTGTGTTTTCACCCCTGGCTCTTAAAGCTAATAAAGAAGGAAGTATTGCTGGAACCAATATAGCTAGTGAAAGTGATATAGAAGAATTCCCGGGGATAGCGAAAAGCTCCATTTTAAAGATTTTTAATTATGGGGTGGCCATGACAGGTCTAACGCATCATGAGGCGCTACAAAATGGTTTTGAAGCTGAAACTATAGTAGTAGAAAGTAGGACGAAGCCACATTACTACCCTGGAAGTGATAATATTAAGATTCTAGTTAACTTTGATTCCAAGTCCGGTCGAATTCTAGGGGCTCAAATTCTGGGTCCTATTGATGAAGCAAAGAAGATAGATGTATATACATGCATGATTCAGTTAAATGGCACTATCAAAGATTTGTACAACCTGGATTTGGCATATGCTCCACCTTTCTCACCTGTGTATGACCCTATTGTTTTATCAGGAAGGGTGGGAAAGAAAAAGGTAAAAGGGTAA